One genomic window of Phalacrocorax aristotelis chromosome 23, bGulAri2.1, whole genome shotgun sequence includes the following:
- the LOC142067829 gene encoding feather keratin Cos1-1/Cos1-3/Cos2-1-like — MSCYSQCLPCRPCGPTPLANSCNEPCVRQCQNSTVVIEPPAVVVTLPGPILSSFPQSTVVGSSTSAAVGSILSCDGVPISSGGFDLSCITSRYCGRRCPPC; from the coding sequence ATGTCCTGCTATAgccagtgcctgccatgccggccctgcggcccgaccccgctggccaacagctgcaatgagccctgtgtcaggcagtgccagaactCCACTGTCGTCATCGAGCCCCCGGctgtggtggtgaccctgcccggccccatcctcagctccttcccacagagcaccgtGGTGGGCTCGTCCACCtccgctgctgttggcagcatcctgagctgtgatggagtgcccatctcctccgggggcttTGACCTCTCCTGCATTACCAGCCGCTACTGTGGCAGAAGGTGCCCCCCCTGCTAA
- the LOC142067828 gene encoding feather keratin Cos1-1/Cos1-3/Cos2-1-like — protein sequence MKGRYKSQRKSPLSHPLLLPPSPWEQPRDMSCYSQCLPCRPCGPTPLANSCNEPCVRQCQNSTVIIEPPAVVVTLPGPILSSFPQSTVVGSSTSAAVGSILSCDGVPISSGGFDLSCITSRYCGRRCLPC from the exons ATGAAGGGCAGGTATAAAAGCCAGCGCAAGTCCCCGCTCTCTCATCCACTTCTcttgcctccttctccttgggaACAG CCCAgagacatgtcctgctacagccagtgcctgccatgccggccctgcggcccgaccccgctggccaacagctgcaatgagccctgtgtcaggcagtgccagaactCCACTGTCATCATTGAGCCCCCGGctgtggtggtgaccctgcccggccccatcctcagctccttcccacagagcaccgtGGTGGGCTCGTCCACCtccgctgctgttggcagcatcctgagctgtgatggagtgcccatctcctctgGGGGCTTTGACCTCTCCTGCATTACCAGCCGCTACTGTGGCAGAAGGTGCCTCCCCTGCTAA